GTGTTTGAGTACCCATAAAAAGTTACACGACGTCGTAGCCTTGCTCGTCGATTGTTTCTTTAATTTGATCAACTGTAACTGAAGATTCATCAAAAGCAACAATTACTTTCGCATCTGCTAAATCAACTTTTACTTCTTGAACACCTGCTAAAGCACCAACACTTGTTTCTACAGCTTTCACACAGTGACCACATGACATACCCTGTACATTTAATGTTACATTTTCCATCTTAAATCGCTCCTTATTTTTTCATTAGTTTTTGAATTGTGACAATAAGTTCATCGAGCACTTCATCGTCACCTTCATTTAATCGATCGACAACACAGCCTTTTAAATGACCTTCAAGCAAAATTTTTGCCACACTATTTAAAGCGGATTGCGTAGCGGATAATTGTGTAATAATATCATCACAATAAACATCTTTTTCAATCATGCCCTTAATACCACGAATTTGGCCTTCTACTCGGTTGAGCCTTGTCGTTAAATCTTTTTTTATCTTCTCAGGATGATGACTCTTGCGACAGCTAACTTCATGCGTTTCTTGTACATCATCATTACTTTGCATGTAAATCAATCCTCCTAACTTAAGTTCACTTTAACATACCTTAAGGGGGTATGTAAAGCGAAGAGTTTTTTTATTTTTTCACAAATTTCCAGAATGGAATTTGATGAGTAAGACTACAGCAAATCAACTCGATGAAACATTAGAATAAATTCTACACTGTGCGCCAATGATTAAAAAATTATTCTCAGCAGATGATTTAGCTTCGAAAATATAAAAATAACCGTGATGTCCGAATTGGACGTCACGGTTATTTTTGTATAATACCATAATGAAATTTTGACGTTAAGCGTATATCCCGTTTAAAACCGTAAAGCTCAAACCATTCTGATTGATAATGTGCTTTTAATACAACACGCTTTTTTGCCACACGTATTGCTTCATCTACCCAAGCTGCTGATAATGCAATATGACTGCCTGCATGACGAAGAGCCTCAAAATTTGAAGATTCTTCAATTACTTGTTCAAACATCGGGTCCATATAGACAACATCATAGCTATTGGAAGGTTGCTGCTGTAAAAATTCTAATGCATTTGCGTGAATTACTTCAATATTACGCATGCATTTAGTTAAAGGCAGCTCGGTAGTATCATACGTTTGCATGCCGTTCTTCACGATAAATGCGACGTTTCGATCTGCTTCAAGCCCGGTAACTTTCCCCTGCTCTCCTACTACAAAAGCAGCGAGTAAGGAATCAGAACCAATGCCAAGCGTGCAGTCTAAAAACGAATCACCTTGCTGTAAATCGCAAGCAGTAAGGAATGGCTCCTGTTCACCGCGTGCCACACGCTTTAATCGAAAGGCCGATGAATTCGGATGAAAAAAGAAAGGCGCCTCAGCACCTTTCGCATAATATTCATAACGGTTCTTACCCGCTACTATGACATTCGCATCATAGTTATCTGCAAGGTTTTTCACAGATCGTTTTTGACGTGGAACAATTTCCGCTTCTAGTTCGTTACGTGCAAAATCGGCAAGCTGTAGCGACGCATCATCTGGTCGCCCTGCTGTTGTGACGATGGTTACTCGGCACATACTTGCTTTAATACATCTGCTAAATGATCTCGAATTTGCTCCATTGGGAAGCCTTCGATTTGTTCACGTGGAATAAAGTACGCTAATTGACCATCTTTTAAAATTGCCATCGATGGTGAGCTTGCTGGTACTTCATCGAAATAACCACGCATTGCTGCTGTTGCTTCTGGGTCTTGACCTGCAAACACCGTTATTAATTGATCTGGCTTCACTTCCGCCACTGCTTCACGCGCTGCTGGACGTGCTAAACCTGCTGCACAGCCACAAACAGAGTTAATCACGACAAGTGAAGTCCCCTTCGTTTCTGCCATAAATTCATGCACGCTATCTGCAGTCGTTAATTGTGTAAAACCCGCATTTTCAAGCTCTGCACGCATTGGCTGGGTTACCTGACGCATGTATTCATCGTAAGCGTTCATATTTTCGCCTTCTTTCATTTATATTAACAATGCCCATTATAACAGGGTTTTTACGGGTTGTACAAAGATTGGATTTTCATATATTTTCGGATTGTTTCGGGATTTATGTTACCTTTTGGTTACCTTTTTGTTTTTAAAAAAATTTGGATTCTTTAAAACGCAACGGTTGCGTTTTTTGGAATGGATTCAATTTTTCAAAGACGACAAATAAAGTTGTCTGTTTTTTATTATGTACTTACCATTCTATTTCCAATAAAATGGATTCAAAGGGAGTTGATAATAATGGATAATCTATTTATGATTTTATTTTTATTAAGCGTGGTAGCTATCCCGATATTCATCGTTTTATCGATAGTCGCTTTTATCAAAAAAAATGGATTAAAAGGTAAAAAACAAATTAAATTCGCAGGTTTCTCGCTTGTAGTTATGATTGTATCTTTGATGGGTGTTGGTGCAACAGGAGATACATCGGACTCTGCCGCTGATGCAGACAACGAAAAAGTGGAAACAGTAGCTAAAGTCGAAGAGGAAAAAACTAAAGAAGAAACACCGGAAGAAAAGGCTGCACGTGAAGCTAAAGAAGTCGAAGAAAAGGTTTTAGCGGAACAAAAGGCCAAAGAGGAAGCAGAGGCGAAAGCTAAAGCTGAAGAAGAAGCCAAAGCGATTGCAGAAGCTAAAGCAAAAGAGGCTAGTATTCCCCGTGAACATAAATCAGCTTTGAAAAAAGCAGAACAATACGCTCAAACTATGCACATGTCAAAAGCAGGGATTTACGACCAACTAACATCCGAATACGGTGAGAATTTCCCGGTAGAAGCTGCACAATATGCAATCGATAACATCCAATGGGACTGGAACGCGAACGCCTTAAAAAAAGCAAAATCATACGCTGATATGATGGATATGTCGAATGCGGCTATTTACGATCAATTAATTTCTGAATACGGGGAGAAGTTTACAAAAGAAGAAGCACAATACGCTATTGATAATTTATAAAAACAAGCCCTCCACAAACCATTGTGGAAGGCTTTATTTATGACTATACATGATGTTTTTTCCTTTCTGACTTAACTACTTTCCAAGTCTTTCCTCCGCCTACAGGCACTTTACCAACCATTATAAACCCTTTTACATCGTGCCCTACTTGTTTTTTAATCTCATTCGTTAAAATATTCGCGATAATATTTGGGTCTACAATATTATGACTGTGCTTTGGTGATTCATACTCTGACGCTTTATCTTCACCGTTTTCGTGATAATAATAAACGCAATGAAAATGATCTTTACCCACTTTATTCACCCCCTCCTCACCAACTTACAATAATTAACATTACATGTCTACAAAATATGGCAAACTGTCTGTTTGGAGGTATTTTATAATTTTTCGTCGACTATAGGCATAAGTAATATACACGATTTTATACGAAAAAAAGGGCCAGTAAAAAAGAAAAATGCTGAAACAACATACGTTGTTCTCATTGTATAAAAACGTTTATTGGGTTTATATTGTATGCTTTATAAATCAAGAATGAACCAAGGTAATATTGAGTTTGATAAAAATCGAGACGCTTTTTCAACAATCGTGTCAGTGAAGTTGTTACATATAGATATAAGAAAATTATAGTAATCACTCTTTTTTTTCTTTATTAAGAAGTTCAATTATTTTATCAAGTTTATGTTCAATATCTTTAGAATTGGAATTTCTAAATTGTTTTAGAATTGAGCGAACTACATAATACACCGCAAATAATAGTACAAATAGTATAACTAAAATATTCAATTGAGAAACTAAATCTCCGATACGCATTTTCTTCACCTCGAAAACAAAATGTTTTGTTTAATTTTACCATAAATTTCTCGATAAATATACATGGATATAGCCTGATTGTTGAATGTTGTAAACTCACCCAAAGCAGTGTTTGGGAACAATTCGTTCCTTATTTTTGTAAATCCGCATAAATCTGACGAGACCCCTATAATGACTCGTATTTTCACTCGTCCTGGTGCTCGACAATAATTTAATTATTGTAAATATAAATTAAGAGTGAAGTTGAAAAGATGTCATAAAAACTCACCCCGTCGCAATCAATGAATGCAGCATTTTTTTAAATTCATTTTTTAATTGCTTGTTATTGTATTTCAAAATCTCTTCATTTCCCTGCATCATGTAATGATAATTGCTATGTTCATCATCTACACGTTTCCATTGACCTACTTGTATCTTATTTAATCTTAAAAGCCGTTGTAAGTTGTAATAATCGGATGGATTGCAAGTAACTTATTAATTAAGTCTTGCAATTTTGGTGTTTTAATACGATCTGGAAATTTTTCGATTTGTTCTTTGTCACTTATTAAAGATCTATGCGCCATATTTCTATTAGAATGAATTGGTGTAGAAGTTGCTGTTGTTCTTCTGTCATACGATACCACGCTCTTTATAAACGACTGGTGCAATTGCTAACACATTGTATATGATAAAAGTATGTTTTGCTTATTTGATAAAACAGTAAGCCTGCATATTGTCTCCGATGATTTTAACAAGCTTAATACGACGTTTTGTAATCTTGCCGTCTTTAGCCATATACATAATATCCACCGTTTGATATCGCTGCATTGCACGTACTAATTGTTCTTTCATAATAATTAAATCCTTCAGCAAAAAAGAACATTTGTTCTTGTTTTTGATTATTATAGAACTTTTGTTTCTATTTTAAAACAGAAAAAATTTTATTTTATTGGTAAATATATGATTAAACGTAAAAAAGCCAGCTCCCTAATTACGGTCCCTAGATTTATGCGGATTTACAACGTTAAGGTAAGAATAGTCCCCAATCGAAAAATTT
This portion of the Solibacillus daqui genome encodes:
- the copZ gene encoding copper chaperone CopZ yields the protein MENVTLNVQGMSCGHCVKAVETSVGALAGVQEVKVDLADAKVIVAFDESSVTVDQIKETIDEQGYDVV
- a CDS encoding metal-sensing transcriptional repressor, with the translated sequence MQSNDDVQETHEVSCRKSHHPEKIKKDLTTRLNRVEGQIRGIKGMIEKDVYCDDIITQLSATQSALNSVAKILLEGHLKGCVVDRLNEGDDEVLDELIVTIQKLMKK
- a CDS encoding BrxA/BrxB family bacilliredoxin: MNAYDEYMRQVTQPMRAELENAGFTQLTTADSVHEFMAETKGTSLVVINSVCGCAAGLARPAAREAVAEVKPDQLITVFAGQDPEATAAMRGYFDEVPASSPSMAILKDGQLAYFIPREQIEGFPMEQIRDHLADVLKQVCAE
- a CDS encoding class I SAM-dependent methyltransferase, whose product is MCRVTIVTTAGRPDDASLQLADFARNELEAEIVPRQKRSVKNLADNYDANVIVAGKNRYEYYAKGAEAPFFFHPNSSAFRLKRVARGEQEPFLTACDLQQGDSFLDCTLGIGSDSLLAAFVVGEQGKVTGLEADRNVAFIVKNGMQTYDTTELPLTKCMRNIEVIHANALEFLQQQPSNSYDVVYMDPMFEQVIEESSNFEALRHAGSHIALSAAWVDEAIRVAKKRVVLKAHYQSEWFELYGFKRDIRLTSKFHYGIIQK
- a CDS encoding Ltp family lipoprotein, with the translated sequence MIVSLMGVGATGDTSDSAADADNEKVETVAKVEEEKTKEETPEEKAAREAKEVEEKVLAEQKAKEEAEAKAKAEEEAKAIAEAKAKEASIPREHKSALKKAEQYAQTMHMSKAGIYDQLTSEYGENFPVEAAQYAIDNIQWDWNANALKKAKSYADMMDMSNAAIYDQLISEYGEKFTKEEAQYAIDNL
- a CDS encoding DUF4083 family protein, which encodes MRIGDLVSQLNILVILFVLLFAVYYVVRSILKQFRNSNSKDIEHKLDKIIELLNKEKKE